The following coding sequences lie in one Cyanobacterium sp. Dongsha4 genomic window:
- a CDS encoding HD family phosphohydrolase, protein MNALQLIGKTIKNWQNKSHHQSTVTSNTESSSNNVSEDSQPFLLRCICRIHSPVMIIISVTSLTGLISYRFYNQPELAVGTISPAKIVAPRDGSFVDQKTTDELRKKIRNGSLPVLQEDTNISNRLRTNLENQLREIDNLRSLKRNISLVSTGIISTSVQLYLFNLSQDEWQEIINDVNSNQPLNLENNAVRQLWNYKQQVDEVKFQNLLNQLQLYREQYQTIESQIQKISFDNLSRADKEVLFSLNRNTWQKSRQQILKTQKLILTQGISAGLPEEIKEQTVQIHLENALPPNLVNIGVKLLLPNLKPNLIIDQEKTSARAEKAAQEIEPVVVSIQKNEVIVNAGEKITQGDFILLDNFGLSRRTINWTGILGSGALVSVSLITFMAIADRVKKKLRRRDQVLIWLFSISIPAISIVDVGYNSLPAVGFLTSTFYGPTLALTHVTLMTGLTMFQIETVGWQYLIPSFAGGILASIMASRLHSREELALLGAGVGFTQGSVYFIVHLVGSAAAGTVWYALLPGALWHGTVGLTYTVLALGISPYLERFFDLITPIRLAELSNPNRPLLKRLATEAPGTFQHTMFVASLAEAAARRLHCNVELVRAGTLYHDIGKMHDPLGFIENQMGGPNKHDMINNPWKSADIIKKHVSEGIVMAKKCGLPQAIRDFIPQHQGTLLISYFYFQAKNQKENNPEIMINESDFRYDGPIPQSRETGIVMLADGCEAALRSLKNATPDQAMAMVNKIFKARWRDHQLDDCGIKYEELPIIAEVFVNVWQQFNHQRIAYPKGALDRN, encoded by the coding sequence ATGAATGCTTTACAGTTAATCGGTAAAACTATCAAAAACTGGCAAAATAAATCTCATCATCAATCTACTGTTACCTCTAATACAGAGTCTAGTAGTAATAATGTCTCCGAAGACAGTCAACCTTTTCTATTACGTTGTATTTGTCGGATTCATTCTCCTGTAATGATTATTATTTCCGTCACCAGTTTAACGGGATTAATTAGTTATCGTTTCTATAATCAACCAGAGTTAGCAGTTGGCACTATCTCTCCTGCCAAAATTGTTGCCCCCCGTGATGGTAGTTTTGTTGATCAAAAAACCACTGATGAATTACGGAAAAAAATTCGTAATGGTTCTTTGCCCGTACTTCAAGAAGATACTAATATATCTAATAGATTAAGAACTAATTTAGAAAATCAGCTACGAGAAATCGATAATTTACGGAGTTTAAAACGGAATATTTCTTTAGTTTCTACAGGAATTATCTCTACATCCGTTCAATTATATTTATTTAATTTGTCACAGGATGAATGGCAAGAAATAATTAACGATGTCAATTCAAATCAACCTCTTAACTTAGAAAATAACGCAGTAAGACAATTATGGAATTATAAGCAACAAGTTGATGAAGTTAAATTCCAAAATCTTTTAAATCAGTTACAACTATATAGAGAACAATATCAGACTATTGAATCACAAATTCAAAAAATCTCTTTCGATAACTTGAGTAGGGCAGATAAAGAAGTTTTATTTAGTTTAAATAGAAACACTTGGCAAAAAAGTCGGCAACAAATTTTAAAAACCCAAAAACTCATTTTAACTCAAGGTATTTCAGCAGGATTACCAGAAGAAATCAAGGAGCAAACAGTTCAAATTCATCTTGAAAATGCTTTACCCCCTAACTTGGTTAATATTGGCGTGAAATTATTATTGCCCAATTTAAAACCCAATTTAATTATTGATCAAGAAAAAACTAGCGCCAGGGCTGAAAAGGCCGCTCAAGAAATTGAACCAGTAGTAGTATCCATTCAAAAAAATGAAGTAATTGTTAATGCAGGAGAAAAAATTACCCAAGGTGATTTTATTCTTTTAGACAATTTTGGGTTGAGTCGTAGAACTATTAACTGGACTGGGATTCTGGGTTCTGGTGCTTTAGTTTCGGTGTCTTTAATTACTTTTATGGCGATCGCAGATCGTGTTAAGAAAAAGTTAAGGCGCAGAGATCAAGTATTAATATGGTTATTTAGTATTTCAATTCCTGCCATTAGTATTGTTGATGTGGGCTACAATTCCTTACCTGCGGTGGGATTTTTAACTAGCACTTTTTATGGGCCAACCTTAGCCTTAACCCATGTTACCTTGATGACAGGCTTAACTATGTTTCAGATTGAAACAGTGGGATGGCAATATCTAATTCCGTCTTTTGCTGGTGGAATTTTAGCTAGTATAATGGCTAGTCGTCTTCATTCAAGGGAAGAATTAGCCCTATTAGGAGCAGGAGTAGGATTTACTCAGGGTAGTGTTTATTTTATTGTTCATTTGGTGGGTAGTGCCGCCGCAGGTACTGTATGGTATGCTTTATTACCCGGTGCATTATGGCATGGCACTGTGGGCTTAACTTATACAGTTTTAGCCTTGGGAATTTCCCCTTATTTAGAAAGATTTTTTGATTTAATTACACCTATTCGTCTAGCAGAATTATCAAACCCTAATCGCCCCTTATTAAAAAGATTGGCAACAGAAGCCCCCGGCACATTTCAACACACCATGTTTGTAGCTAGTTTAGCTGAGGCGGCCGCCCGTCGTTTGCATTGCAATGTGGAATTAGTCAGAGCAGGTACTTTGTATCATGATATAGGCAAAATGCACGATCCTCTCGGTTTTATCGAAAATCAAATGGGAGGGCCAAACAAGCACGACATGATAAATAATCCCTGGAAAAGTGCTGATATTATCAAAAAACACGTTAGCGAGGGAATTGTTATGGCAAAAAAATGTGGACTGCCCCAAGCTATCAGAGATTTTATCCCTCAACATCAAGGTACTTTACTTATTTCTTATTTCTATTTTCAAGCCAAGAATCAGAAAGAAAATAACCCAGAAATCATGATCAACGAGTCAGATTTTCGCTATGATGGTCCGATTCCCCAATCAAGAGAAACAGGTATTGTTATGTTAGCCGATGGTTGTGAAGCGGCTTTGCGCTCTTTAAAAAATGCCACTCCAGATCAAGCTATGGCAATGGTTAACAAGATTTTTAAAGCTCGTTGGCGCGATCATCAATTAGACGACTGTGGAATTAAATATGAGGAATTACCAATTATTGCAGAAGTCTTTGTAAATGTTTGGCAACAGTTTAATCATCAAAGAATCGCTTATCCAAAAGGAGCGTTAGACAGAAATTAA
- a CDS encoding glycosyltransferase → MKILIADFDLFKKIGGGQTFYRQIIEKNPHLEFYYLINQENTNNPRPKNANPIPYQPIYEINDLNYYLNVNPPRWTYRSFTLASNIANSVKGYEFDVVDAPDYEQYTLFLRPALEYHGVKCKKVILSLHGKISTTLRMDWFGSNEVNIPLDLEEKMQFKTADIRYGISKSYLQEWGELVNVKSHYFNPLHFIDLPKIQPFKNIDKKPSLYFIGRTEKRKGADIFVNLIWWLSPDNYSEATIIGPHSYSESGQSSQDLLQEMINKRLVNIEIQSSKPREELKQIFAQPAIIFLPSRYDTLNLLALESLFSGCPTAIGSGAGVCQFLEENFPQLPWIKIDVENTYECLPKLADVLENYQEYREKLNQALIDIDTSTNDPNLTEIYQAESNVEKDTALELKQWYLQLIDYWQHRPENNNIIKNTATKLMQKIVRPSISKLKNKATNYAENNRASQLIKSPFIASQYHKIFTLSEQTELEIEKKLQQVWNFVETVEPEAKGIKGKIQSAFRIDRVRVWREIARLERMRNNDLVAATYLLRSMRTLGYDKFNELPYVLKILEEKGFKSEAKATEVMFKDIDQQTENALDFLNITYTNLLKYDREEYEIIDDRRDKNSYKVSVIVSLYNAAPKLPLFLRVLAQQTLAKTGEMEVILMDSGSPDEEYQVFLALADELKLPIVYFRSHKRETIQKAWNRAILEVRSHYITFLGVDETIIPECLEVLAEELDKDEETDWVIAHSLVTEVDLQGNHFQDIMLYNRANYDQNLEYLETCYLSLVGGLYRKNIHDRYGYYDPTYRGAGDTEFKNRVLPHIKTKMVNRVLGLFWNYPDARTTQSPMAEVEDIRAWYLHRSLGGVKYAFANKNPDVVEEFLYRALAYRKSYCGHISSDIEYAYNLCQFLAEIKPTSPLLQFKPSIEQLLTAYRQLDWLENTETFTATKTLWKTRQLAKNIEDLHRKIALKLGNSNFNPNYDIFHDNRHEQHANLWKTELSLINR, encoded by the coding sequence ATGAAAATATTAATTGCAGATTTTGACTTATTCAAAAAAATAGGAGGCGGACAAACTTTTTACCGTCAAATCATCGAAAAAAATCCTCATCTTGAATTTTATTATTTAATTAACCAAGAAAATACTAACAATCCTCGACCAAAAAATGCAAATCCAATCCCTTATCAACCCATTTATGAAATTAATGATCTTAACTATTATCTTAACGTAAATCCTCCTCGTTGGACTTATCGCTCTTTTACTTTAGCTAGTAATATTGCTAACTCTGTAAAAGGTTATGAATTTGATGTTGTGGATGCACCTGATTATGAACAATATACTCTTTTCTTACGTCCAGCTTTAGAGTATCACGGGGTTAAATGTAAGAAAGTTATTCTTTCTCTACACGGAAAAATATCTACTACTTTACGGATGGATTGGTTTGGCTCTAATGAAGTAAATATTCCTCTTGATTTAGAGGAAAAAATGCAGTTTAAAACTGCTGATATTCGTTATGGAATTAGTAAAAGTTATTTACAAGAATGGGGAGAATTAGTTAATGTTAAAAGTCATTATTTTAACCCCTTACATTTTATTGATTTACCTAAAATTCAGCCTTTTAAAAATATAGATAAAAAGCCTAGTTTATATTTTATTGGTAGAACTGAAAAGAGAAAAGGAGCAGATATTTTTGTTAATTTAATTTGGTGGTTATCTCCTGATAATTATAGTGAAGCAACTATTATTGGACCTCATAGTTATAGTGAATCTGGACAATCTTCTCAAGATTTATTACAGGAGATGATTAATAAAAGATTAGTTAATATCGAAATTCAATCATCAAAACCAAGGGAAGAGTTAAAGCAAATTTTTGCTCAACCTGCTATTATTTTTCTTCCTTCTCGCTATGATACTCTTAATTTATTAGCGTTAGAATCTCTTTTTTCAGGATGTCCTACAGCTATCGGTAGTGGTGCTGGTGTTTGTCAATTTTTAGAAGAAAATTTCCCTCAATTACCTTGGATTAAAATTGATGTGGAAAATACTTATGAATGTTTACCGAAGTTAGCAGATGTTTTAGAAAATTATCAAGAATATAGAGAGAAATTAAATCAGGCGTTAATTGATATTGATACTTCTACTAATGATCCTAATTTAACAGAAATCTATCAAGCAGAAAGTAATGTTGAAAAGGATACTGCTTTGGAATTAAAACAATGGTATTTACAGTTAATTGATTATTGGCAACATCGCCCTGAAAATAACAATATTATCAAAAATACTGCTACTAAATTAATGCAAAAAATAGTTAGACCTAGTATTAGTAAATTAAAGAACAAAGCAACTAATTACGCAGAAAATAATAGAGCATCTCAGTTGATTAAATCACCTTTTATTGCCTCCCAATATCATAAAATATTTACTCTAAGTGAACAAACAGAATTAGAGATAGAAAAAAAATTGCAACAAGTTTGGAATTTTGTGGAAACTGTTGAACCAGAAGCGAAGGGAATTAAAGGAAAAATTCAGAGTGCTTTTAGAATTGATAGAGTGAGAGTTTGGCGAGAAATTGCTCGTTTAGAAAGAATGAGAAATAACGATTTAGTGGCGGCAACTTATTTGCTTAGAAGTATGCGAACTTTGGGTTATGATAAGTTTAATGAGTTACCTTATGTCTTAAAAATTTTAGAGGAAAAAGGCTTTAAATCAGAGGCAAAAGCGACAGAAGTGATGTTTAAGGACATTGATCAACAAACAGAAAATGCCTTAGATTTTCTTAATATAACTTATACTAATTTGCTAAAATATGACCGTGAAGAATATGAAATTATAGATGATAGGAGAGATAAAAATAGTTATAAAGTATCGGTAATCGTTTCTCTTTATAATGCCGCTCCTAAATTACCGTTATTTTTACGGGTTTTAGCACAACAAACTCTGGCAAAAACAGGAGAGATGGAAGTAATTTTAATGGATAGTGGTTCACCTGATGAAGAATATCAGGTATTTTTAGCCCTAGCGGATGAGTTAAAGTTACCTATCGTCTATTTTAGGTCACATAAACGGGAAACAATCCAAAAAGCATGGAATCGGGCAATTTTAGAGGTTCGATCACACTATATCACCTTTTTAGGAGTGGATGAGACGATTATTCCCGAATGTTTAGAAGTCCTTGCCGAAGAATTAGACAAAGATGAGGAAACCGATTGGGTAATTGCCCATAGTTTAGTTACCGAAGTAGATTTACAGGGTAATCATTTTCAAGATATTATGCTTTATAATCGGGCTAATTATGACCAAAATTTAGAATACTTAGAAACCTGCTACCTTTCCTTAGTAGGAGGCTTGTACAGAAAAAATATCCATGATAGATATGGTTATTATGATCCAACTTATCGGGGGGCTGGAGATACAGAATTTAAAAACCGAGTTTTGCCTCATATAAAAACAAAAATGGTCAATCGAGTTTTAGGGTTATTCTGGAATTATCCTGATGCCCGTACCACTCAAAGCCCTATGGCAGAAGTCGAGGATATTCGGGCTTGGTATCTTCATCGCAGTTTAGGGGGAGTTAAATATGCTTTTGCCAATAAAAATCCTGACGTAGTGGAAGAGTTTTTATATCGTGCGTTAGCTTATCGTAAGTCTTATTGTGGACATATTAGCAGTGATATTGAGTATGCTTACAATCTGTGTCAATTTTTGGCAGAAATTAAGCCTACATCGCCTCTATTACAATTTAAACCTAGCATTGAACAACTTTTAACCGCATATCGACAGTTAGACTGGTTAGAAAATACGGAAACTTTTACGGCGACTAAAACTCTTTGGAAAACCCGCCAATTAGCGAAAAATATAGAAGATTTACACCGAAAAATAGCCCTGAAATTAGGTAATAGTAACTTTAATCCTAACTATGATATTTTCCATGATAATCGTCATGAACAACACGCTAATCTCTGGAAAACTGAATTGAGTTTAATTAATCGCTAG
- a CDS encoding MoaD/ThiS family protein, with protein MKESKDKITVIVKLFAIYQETYQKGEITFKLEQNITVEQLLQDFILKEKPELKPWENITRFAVNLQFVEPNFILNDQDEIALIPPVSGG; from the coding sequence ATGAAAGAAAGCAAAGATAAAATAACAGTAATAGTCAAACTATTTGCCATCTATCAAGAAACTTATCAAAAAGGAGAAATTACCTTTAAATTAGAACAGAATATAACAGTTGAACAATTATTACAAGATTTTATTTTAAAAGAAAAACCAGAATTAAAGCCTTGGGAAAATATCACCAGATTTGCAGTTAATTTACAATTTGTTGAACCTAATTTTATCTTAAATGATCAAGATGAAATCGCCTTAATTCCACCTGTTAGCGGGGGCTAA
- a CDS encoding C40 family peptidase, with protein sequence MNPKLSNLLPSSPTGEYICLTNLNLYAQPDCKELATQLKKGRYLKVLSHDIVNNTVKVCSLEDKYCAYLHITNLTELEIAPQPYQPVSVTREKIETLISQVIEFTYQAMKIPNYYLWGGTVAPNYDCSGLMQSAFASVGVWLPRDSYQQEDFTTRISRDELQIGDLIFFGDARVNHVALYLGDDKYIHSSGKEIGNDGIAINQLRDDLDQVSLNYYHKLWSYGRLDRSFIPENRN encoded by the coding sequence ATGAATCCTAAATTATCCAATTTATTACCCTCATCTCCTACAGGAGAATATATCTGTTTAACTAACTTAAATTTATATGCCCAACCCGACTGTAAAGAATTAGCTACCCAATTAAAAAAAGGCAGATATTTAAAAGTCCTTTCCCATGATATAGTCAACAATACAGTAAAAGTTTGCTCCTTAGAAGATAAATACTGTGCCTATTTACATATAACTAATTTAACAGAACTAGAAATCGCACCTCAACCATATCAACCTGTTTCCGTCACAAGAGAAAAAATAGAAACCCTCATTTCTCAGGTAATAGAATTTACTTACCAAGCCATGAAAATCCCCAATTATTATCTATGGGGTGGCACTGTCGCACCGAATTATGATTGTTCTGGTTTAATGCAAAGTGCATTTGCTAGTGTAGGAGTATGGTTACCCAGAGACTCTTATCAACAAGAAGATTTTACCACCAGAATATCGAGGGATGAGTTACAGATAGGAGATTTAATTTTTTTCGGTGATGCAAGGGTTAATCACGTGGCTTTGTATTTAGGAGATGACAAGTATATTCACAGTTCAGGTAAAGAAATCGGTAATGATGGTATTGCTATTAACCAATTAAGAGACGATTTAGACCAAGTTAGTCTTAATTATTATCACAAATTGTGGAGTTATGGAAGACTCGATCGCAGTTTTATTCCAGAAAATAGAAATTAG
- a CDS encoding TetR/AcrR family transcriptional regulator, translating into MPTQTFFNLTEAKQQIIIQKSLEQFASHSYEAVSISRIVQEARIAKGSFYQYFQGKEDLYLYLVDIGIARQKSFIENADLPSIENGFFPYLRSLLKTSLDFQISHPHFTQILFRLPNYGDIPFRDEVFHRTKAVSIAFIKEKIEYAIALGQLPKYINPDMVAFMIVTLGNELRQFIPRHLGIKIGTLVKEDAPLDINAINKTLDDFVNTLEKGIGKN; encoded by the coding sequence ATGCCAACTCAAACTTTTTTTAATTTAACAGAAGCAAAGCAACAAATAATTATTCAAAAATCCCTCGAACAATTTGCAAGTCACAGTTATGAAGCGGTTTCTATATCGAGAATTGTGCAAGAAGCAAGAATTGCTAAAGGCAGTTTCTATCAATATTTTCAAGGAAAAGAAGACTTATATTTATACTTAGTGGATATTGGTATTGCTAGACAAAAATCTTTTATTGAAAATGCCGATTTACCCTCTATTGAAAATGGATTTTTTCCCTATTTAAGATCACTACTAAAAACAAGTCTTGATTTTCAAATAAGTCATCCCCATTTTACACAAATTTTGTTTAGATTACCCAATTACGGTGATATACCTTTCCGTGACGAAGTTTTTCACCGCACAAAAGCTGTTTCGATTGCCTTTATCAAAGAAAAAATCGAATATGCGATCGCACTTGGACAATTACCAAAGTATATTAACCCCGATATGGTAGCTTTTATGATTGTAACATTAGGTAACGAATTAAGACAATTTATCCCCAGACATTTAGGAATAAAAATTGGAACATTAGTTAAAGAAGATGCACCATTAGATATTAATGCTATTAATAAAACCCTTGACGATTTTGTCAATACCCTTGAAAAAGGTATCGGTAAAAATTGA
- a CDS encoding NAD(P)H-hydrate dehydratase, whose protein sequence is MIKTSIAVTAKQMQEIEGRIFSEGMPVASLMEKAAVFASQKITQLYPLNLYQKVGLIIGCGHNGGDGLVIARELFLQGFQVSLYIPLREKSKDLTKQHLQYAEFLGIASVEFIEDLSACDFLVDCLFGFGLTRNIEGKLREDIIWLNQQSIPVVSIDIPSGIHTDTGNVLGIAVKAVYTLCLGLWKVGLFLSSAVEYTGSLHLIDIGIPESLLTGERIKNNDDGDDDERGERNPPLYLLNSEERKREKNQTENVNYSFHCQYVSETNPHIITKEDVKNCLPLPRHVNTHKYKQGNLLLICGSNQYSGAALLAGYGAKCGGSGMITFAVPHGLKKTLISHFPWALVIELPTNDNGVFTSLGNLDLNKYDAIAFGMGIGREVSAYQEQILAPILNSEIPLIIDADGLNILAEGRYWQTIKQRKSPTILTPHIGEFRRLFPQLNLSENSLEVLKTASKMTNTTILLKGAKTLVSEKGINNWIINLGTPALARGGSGDVLSGFLGAIIAQTNLNIFPVSNVVATCGWLHQQGGILAAQNHTEMGVDGVTLSEYINKGVVEILGC, encoded by the coding sequence ATGATAAAAACATCTATTGCCGTAACAGCGAAACAAATGCAGGAGATAGAGGGAAGAATATTCTCTGAGGGGATGCCTGTGGCTAGTTTAATGGAAAAAGCGGCAGTGTTTGCTAGTCAAAAAATTACCCAACTTTATCCCCTTAATCTTTATCAAAAAGTGGGCTTAATTATTGGTTGTGGTCATAATGGTGGTGATGGTTTAGTTATTGCAAGGGAATTATTTTTACAAGGGTTTCAGGTATCTCTATATATTCCCTTGAGAGAAAAATCAAAGGATTTGACTAAACAACATTTACAATACGCTGAATTTTTGGGTATTGCTTCTGTCGAATTTATTGAGGATTTATCCGCTTGTGATTTTCTTGTGGATTGTCTATTTGGTTTTGGCTTAACTCGTAATATTGAGGGCAAATTAAGAGAAGATATTATCTGGTTAAATCAACAATCCATACCAGTAGTTAGTATAGACATCCCTTCTGGCATTCACACCGATACAGGTAATGTTTTAGGCATAGCAGTAAAAGCAGTATATACTCTCTGTTTAGGTTTGTGGAAAGTTGGTTTATTTCTTTCTTCGGCGGTGGAATATACAGGGAGTTTGCATTTGATTGATATAGGTATTCCTGAATCTTTGCTTACGGGTGAGAGAATCAAAAATAATGATGATGGTGATGATGATGAAAGGGGAGAGAGAAACCCCCCTTTATACCTCCTAAATAGTGAGGAGAGAAAAAGAGAAAAGAATCAGACAGAAAATGTTAATTATAGTTTCCATTGTCAATATGTATCTGAGACAAATCCCCATATCATTACTAAAGAAGATGTCAAAAATTGTTTACCCTTACCCCGTCACGTCAATACCCATAAATATAAACAGGGAAATTTACTTTTAATTTGCGGTTCAAATCAGTACTCAGGAGCGGCTTTATTAGCTGGTTATGGTGCAAAATGTGGAGGGAGCGGCATGATTACTTTTGCTGTGCCTCATGGGCTTAAAAAAACCCTTATATCGCATTTTCCTTGGGCTTTGGTGATTGAACTTCCTACTAATGATAACGGTGTGTTTACTTCTTTGGGTAATCTGGATTTAAACAAATATGATGCGATCGCATTTGGTATGGGAATAGGAAGAGAAGTTAGTGCATATCAAGAGCAAATATTAGCACCAATTTTGAATAGTGAAATACCTTTAATTATTGATGCAGATGGTTTAAACATTTTGGCAGAGGGGAGATATTGGCAGACAATTAAACAAAGAAAATCTCCAACCATTCTTACTCCTCATATAGGAGAATTTAGAAGATTATTTCCCCAACTCAATTTATCAGAAAATTCATTAGAAGTATTAAAAACGGCTTCAAAAATGACTAATACAACTATTTTACTCAAAGGGGCAAAAACTTTAGTCAGCGAAAAGGGAATTAATAATTGGATTATCAATTTAGGCACACCAGCCTTAGCGCGGGGAGGAAGTGGAGATGTGTTAAGTGGTTTTTTAGGGGCAATTATCGCCCAAACTAATTTAAACATTTTTCCCGTTTCCAACGTAGTTGCCACTTGTGGTTGGTTGCATCAACAAGGGGGAATTTTAGCCGCCCAAAATCATACGGAAATGGGGGTTGATGGTGTTACTTTGAGTGAGTATATTAATAAGGGGGTTGTTGAGATATTAGGGTGTTAG
- a CDS encoding CPBP family intramembrane glutamic endopeptidase produces MNVKRSLLIILTAISLYSVFFALTQSLTETQIQSRLELYQTNLILNASEWQPSSDNQKSFTQSLIGNNPYLIAQEQYNNTLTEAELVKESENISNQEDKAIASETPRKKLKQEIQENQAFIEDLKIKLGIIYAYQENDDQATTYWQEISDKSTAEILNSIWINNSDISINKQEIIEKKLDGWFKNITLSKLYAIENNLNKLEEINNKTQELAEKAITRLLLLSIIPVVGGLIGFGLIIFLIVQLALKKEESILATNAGKIWDSPWDWEIIGQVLIVGFFFLSQILLPILIGVSGFNPTGLDIKGKALYVLVTYLLMAGGGLSVLYLSVKSFFPLPTDWFKLTNKNWFWWGFGGYLTAIPLVFFVSLLNQQIWQGKGGSNPLLMLALESQDKFALIIFFITASIAAPIFEEIMFRGFLLPSLTRYMSVGSAIVVSGIVFAIAHLSLAEALPLAVLGIILGVVYTRSRSLLASIMVHSLWNSGTLFSLFLLGSKLS; encoded by the coding sequence ATGAATGTGAAGCGATCGCTCCTTATCATATTAACAGCTATTTCTCTATACAGCGTTTTTTTTGCCTTGACTCAAAGTTTAACAGAGACTCAAATTCAGTCACGCTTAGAGTTATATCAAACTAATCTGATTCTTAACGCCTCGGAGTGGCAACCATCTTCAGATAATCAAAAAAGTTTTACCCAAAGTCTTATCGGCAATAATCCTTACTTAATCGCACAGGAGCAGTATAATAACACCTTAACTGAAGCAGAGTTGGTAAAAGAAAGTGAAAATATTTCCAATCAAGAAGATAAAGCAATTGCTTCGGAGACTCCGAGGAAAAAATTAAAGCAAGAAATACAAGAAAATCAGGCGTTTATTGAAGACTTAAAAATTAAGCTAGGTATTATTTATGCTTACCAAGAAAATGATGATCAAGCAACCACTTATTGGCAAGAAATTAGCGATAAAAGCACAGCAGAAATATTAAATTCAATTTGGATAAACAATAGTGATATTAGTATAAATAAACAAGAAATCATCGAGAAAAAATTAGATGGATGGTTTAAAAATATAACTTTATCTAAGCTGTATGCTATTGAAAATAATCTTAATAAATTAGAAGAAATTAATAATAAAACCCAAGAATTAGCAGAAAAAGCCATCACAAGATTATTATTGCTAAGTATTATTCCTGTTGTCGGAGGCTTGATTGGTTTTGGTTTAATTATTTTCTTAATTGTACAATTAGCCTTGAAAAAAGAAGAGTCAATTTTAGCAACCAATGCAGGAAAAATTTGGGATTCTCCTTGGGATTGGGAAATAATAGGGCAAGTTTTAATTGTTGGGTTTTTCTTTCTTTCTCAGATTTTATTACCGATTCTCATTGGCGTAAGTGGTTTTAATCCTACTGGTTTAGACATAAAAGGTAAAGCATTATATGTTTTGGTTACTTACCTATTAATGGCAGGAGGAGGGTTATCTGTTTTATATTTATCTGTTAAATCTTTTTTCCCTCTACCGACAGATTGGTTTAAATTAACGAATAAAAATTGGTTTTGGTGGGGCTTCGGAGGATATTTAACAGCAATCCCTCTCGTATTCTTTGTTTCTCTACTAAATCAACAGATATGGCAAGGGAAAGGGGGAAGTAATCCTTTGTTAATGTTAGCCTTAGAGTCTCAGGATAAATTTGCTTTAATTATATTTTTCATTACTGCTTCTATTGCCGCACCTATTTTTGAAGAGATAATGTTTAGAGGGTTTTTACTTCCTTCTCTGACTCGTTATATGTCAGTGGGTAGTGCAATCGTTGTTTCAGGTATTGTATTTGCGATCGCACATTTGAGTTTAGCAGAAGCCTTACCCCTAGCCGTATTGGGGATTATTTTAGGAGTTGTTTATACTCGTTCTCGCAGTCTTTTAGCTTCTATAATGGTACATAGTCTGTGGAATAGTGGCACATTGTTTAGTCTATTCCTATTGGGTAGTAAGTTAAGTTAG